The following coding sequences are from one Triticum aestivum cultivar Chinese Spring chromosome 5A, IWGSC CS RefSeq v2.1, whole genome shotgun sequence window:
- the LOC123108349 gene encoding uncharacterized protein, with the protein MSVIHLSRLVRQGLWDDAIAYVSRFLRPVSHPQSDEAQVLLHFLKHHAPFASMVAGVPDRNLTYFNRKYNTRYLKHDDSVSHDALRIRSIVLSILHLEQVRSSLDWERVRWKASQIVKHLAYKAPELKGLVILPGGSTMPHDVLPIGFRYRRRRHVKEQDLPRPKTLAKIFLRTKKRLPSSTRSHDINRGLTDKTRKWHADLIDESLQAGLELQSSGKEGVPGAPVLNTMSGTATHLTKNSGASSLTNAGANYVSIFTTCAEVSGISSVTNPGALAASVSQTVLRTLESHQ; encoded by the exons ATGAGCGTCATCCACCTGTCGCGGCTGGTGCGGCAGGGCCTCTGGGACGACGCCATCGCCTACGTCTCCCGCTTCCTCCGCCCGGTATCGCACCCGCAGAGCGACGAGGCACAGGTGCTCCTCCACTTCCTCAAGCACCACGCCCCCTTCGCCAGCATGGTCGCCGGCGTGCCCGACCGCAACCTCACCTACTTCAACCGCAAGTACAACACACGGTACCTCAAGCACGACGACTCCGTCTCCCACGACGCCCTCCGGATCCGCTCCATCGTCCTCTCCATTCTCCACTTGGAACAAGTCAG GTCCTCCCTGGACTGGGAGCGCGTTCGCTGGAAGGCCTCTCAAATCGTCAAACACTTGGCTTACAAGGCTCCTGAGTTGAAAGGCCTGGTCATATTGCCGGGCGGCTCAACGATGCCACACGATGTACTTCCCATCGGATTCAG GTATCGTCGGAGGCGCCACGTCAAGGAACAAGACCTGCCACGACCTAAAACACTGGCCAAGATCTTCCTTAGGACCAAGAAGAG GCTGCCTTCGTCAACTCGCAGTCACGACATAAACAGGG GATTGACAGACAAGACAAGGAAGTGGCACGCAGATCTTATTG ATGAAAGCTTGCAAGCTGGTCTGGAACTTCAATCAAGTGGGAAGGAAG GTGTTCCTGGTGCTCCAGTGTTGAACACCATGTCTGGTACCGCAACACATCTTACTAAAAATTCTGGGGCCTCGTCGTTGACAAATGCAG GTGCAAACTATGTCAGCATCTTTACAACATGTGCGGAAGTATCTGGTATCTCATCGGTCACAAATCCAG GTGCTCTTGCTGCTTCAGTCTCGCAGACAGTGCTCAGAACACTGGAATCGCATCAGTGA